The Salvelinus alpinus chromosome 21, SLU_Salpinus.1, whole genome shotgun sequence genome has a segment encoding these proteins:
- the gdpd1 gene encoding lysophospholipase D GDPD1 — MCAALYVLSTVMGYVLTSALLLKCPTLLHRRKREPFLSRHISHRGGAGENLENTMAAFKHAVDLGTDMLELDCHMTKDEQVVVSHDANLERSTGVSAHISDVAYADLPPYLCKLGVTFQRECVCEGGDDKRIPLLRDVFEAFPKTPVNIDIKVNNDTLIKKVSELVVKYDREHITVWGNSSNQIVQKCYKENPRIPVLFSMRRVLMLVGLFYTGLLPFVPLKEQFLEIPMPSIVTKHLMRDPDKMTKSQHVITWLADTLLMRRALFNHLTARGIQVYVWVLNDEKDFKRAFDLGATGVMTDYPTKLRDFMEKNGTAKSLNKLD; from the exons ATGTGTGCTGCTCTCTACGTGTTGTCTACGGTGATGGGGTATGTGCTCACCTCTGCCTTGTTATTGAAATGCCCAACACTTCTGCATCGGCGGAAGAGAGAGCCATTCCTGAGCAGACACATATCCCATCGTGGAG GGGCAGGTGAAAACCTGGAGAACACCATGGCAGCTTTCAAGCA TGCAGTGGACCTTGGCACTGACATGCTGGAGCTGGACTGTCACATGACCAAGGACGAGCAGGTGGTCGTGTCACACGATGCCAACCTGGAGAGGTCGACTGGCGTCAGTGCCCACATCTCTGACGTGGCCTACGCC GATCTGCCTCCTTACCTGTGCAAGCTTGGTGTGACTTTCCAGAGAG AATGCGTCTGTGAGGGAGGGGATGACAAACGCAttcctctcctcagggatgtgtttgaGGCCTTCCCTAAGACCCCTGTCAACATTGACATCAAGGTCAACAATGACACCCTTATCAAGAAG GTCTCTGAGCTGGTTGTGAAGTATGAcagagaacacatcactgtttGGGGCAACTCTAGCAACCAGATTGTGCAGAAGTGTTACAAGGAG aacCCTCGTATCCCAGTGCTGTTCAGCATGCGCCGGGTTCTAATGCTGGTGGGTCTCTTCTACACCGGCCTTCTGCCATTTGTGCCACTCAAAGAGCAGTTCCTGGAGATCCCCATGCCCTCCATCGTCACTAA ACATCTTATGAGGGATCCTGATAAGATGACCAAGAGTCAGCATGTCATCACCTGGCTGGCAGATAC CCTGCTGATGAGAAGAGCTCTGTTCAATCACCTAACAGCAAGGGGAATACAA gTTTATGTCTGGGTGCTGAACGACGAGAAGGACTTTAAGAGAGCCTTTGACCTGGGAGCCACAGGGGTCATGACCGACTACCCCACAAAGTTGAGGGACTTCATGGAGAAGAATGGCACTGCTAAATCACTAAATAAACTAGACTGA